A genome region from Bradyrhizobium commune includes the following:
- a CDS encoding MarR family winged helix-turn-helix transcriptional regulator produces the protein MNLAREAIELLGQVARILWFEGTKHGMRDREWMALRFLSRANRFSRTPSALASYVGTTRGTASFIIGELERLGYLERKRSAKDKRSVMLSVTQQGKKFLARDPVNALVDAIAVLDDDGKIRFRDTLRHVLDQADAAEQRHHTDVCKRCIFLREDRTSSESKTTVEFTCRLFRAPIAEAEIELLCTSFEHHRQ, from the coding sequence ATGAATTTGGCTCGCGAAGCGATTGAATTGTTGGGACAGGTGGCGCGGATCCTTTGGTTCGAAGGCACCAAGCATGGCATGCGCGATCGCGAGTGGATGGCGCTCCGCTTCCTCTCCCGCGCCAACCGGTTTTCCCGAACGCCCTCGGCGCTGGCAAGCTATGTCGGCACCACGCGTGGCACCGCCTCGTTCATCATCGGTGAGCTCGAGCGGCTCGGTTATCTGGAGCGGAAGCGCTCGGCCAAAGACAAGCGCTCGGTGATGCTGAGCGTGACGCAGCAGGGCAAGAAGTTTCTGGCACGCGATCCCGTCAACGCGCTGGTCGACGCCATCGCCGTTCTCGATGACGACGGCAAGATCCGCTTTCGCGATACGCTGCGGCACGTGCTCGACCAGGCGGACGCCGCCGAGCAGCGCCACCATACCGACGTCTGCAAGCGATGCATCTTCCTCCGGGAGGACCGCACCTCGTCCGAGAGCAAGACGACGGTCGAGTTCACCTGCCGCCTGTTTCGCGCGCCGATCGCGGAAGCCGAGATCGAGCTGCTATGCACCAGCTTCGAACATCACCGCCAATAG
- a CDS encoding MFS transporter, with amino-acid sequence MLEFYDFITYSFFAIQIGHTFFPTGSEYGSLMLSLATFGAGFVTRPIGGVVLGIYSDRIGRRPAMLLSFALMGAAILTISLTPSYNAIGIAAPIIVIAARMAQGFALGGEVGPTTAYLIEIAPPEHRALVVAWQPASQEIAATAGALVGVILSKTMAPEMLDSYGWRVAFLLGAVCMPFGLWMRRTLPETIPQGEAAAPAEYRTNHLSQARRHIGLIALALMILASGTISTYVTQYMTTYAQNTLHVSSTLAFAVSLVSNGIQFVGALFGGWLADRLGRKPVMIWPQLITLLLTYPAFLWIVHAPGALSLLVGFGVLSAIGSLPFTAFYATFTEALPQNIRGGVFATVYAVAIASFGGTAQLVVTWLLHVTGDPLAPAWYLLLAAIVGLVAMSLMPETAPMKKHPGKS; translated from the coding sequence ATGCTCGAATTCTACGACTTCATCACCTACAGCTTCTTCGCCATCCAGATCGGCCATACCTTCTTCCCGACCGGAAGCGAATACGGCAGCCTGATGCTGTCGCTGGCGACCTTCGGCGCCGGCTTCGTCACGCGGCCGATCGGCGGCGTCGTGCTCGGCATCTATTCCGACCGGATCGGCCGGCGGCCCGCCATGCTTTTGAGCTTTGCGCTAATGGGCGCCGCGATCCTGACTATCTCGCTCACGCCGTCCTACAATGCGATTGGCATTGCCGCCCCGATCATTGTGATCGCGGCGCGCATGGCACAGGGTTTTGCGCTCGGCGGCGAGGTCGGTCCGACCACCGCCTATCTGATCGAGATCGCTCCACCTGAGCACCGGGCGCTGGTGGTCGCATGGCAGCCCGCGAGCCAGGAGATTGCCGCGACAGCGGGCGCGCTCGTCGGCGTCATCCTGAGCAAGACGATGGCCCCGGAGATGCTGGATTCTTATGGCTGGCGGGTGGCATTCCTGCTCGGGGCGGTCTGCATGCCGTTCGGATTGTGGATGCGCCGGACGCTGCCGGAGACGATCCCGCAGGGGGAGGCAGCTGCTCCTGCCGAGTACCGAACAAATCACCTTTCGCAGGCACGTCGCCATATCGGGCTCATCGCGCTGGCGCTGATGATTTTGGCCAGCGGTACGATTTCGACCTATGTCACGCAATATATGACGACCTATGCCCAGAATACGCTGCATGTGTCCTCGACACTGGCCTTTGCCGTGTCGCTGGTCAGCAACGGGATTCAATTCGTCGGCGCGCTGTTCGGCGGCTGGCTCGCCGATCGCCTCGGCCGCAAGCCGGTGATGATCTGGCCGCAGCTGATCACGCTGCTATTGACCTATCCGGCTTTCCTGTGGATCGTCCACGCGCCCGGCGCGCTGTCGCTGCTGGTCGGCTTCGGCGTCCTCTCGGCGATCGGCTCGCTGCCGTTCACGGCGTTCTATGCGACCTTCACCGAGGCGCTGCCCCAGAACATCCGTGGCGGCGTGTTCGCGACCGTCTACGCGGTTGCGATTGCAAGCTTCGGCGGAACCGCGCAGCTCGTGGTCACCTGGCTGCTCCATGTCACCGGCGATCCGCTGGCGCCGGCCTGGTACTTGCTGCTTGCGGCCATTGTCGGACTTGTCGCCATGAGCCTGATGCCTGAGACCGCGCCGATGAAAAAGCACCCGGGCAAGTCCTGA
- a CDS encoding dienelactone hydrolase family protein, translated as MSIETTMTSDVVGLVKPPPVSRRGFMSATAAVAAGYTLAAGPVRAEVITTDTSGLQAGDAKIKVGSEEMPAYFARPAGNTKAPVIIVAMEIFGLHEYIKDVTRRLAKLGAFAVAPDYYFRKGVNLTKITEIEDLLPVVNSKPDAELLSDLDATVAWAGSQGGDTTKLGIIGFCRGGRTVWEYAAHSGTLKAGVAFYGPPVDPANPLWPKSPLQLAPEMKAPVLGLYGEADTGIPVAQVEQLKAALAQNKKTAEFKLYPDAPHGFHADYRGSFRKEAAEDAWKQAQAWFKKYGVLS; from the coding sequence ATGAGTATCGAAACCACAATGACATCCGACGTCGTAGGGCTGGTCAAGCCGCCCCCGGTGTCGCGTCGCGGCTTCATGAGCGCCACCGCGGCCGTCGCCGCCGGTTACACGCTTGCGGCGGGTCCCGTCCGTGCCGAGGTCATCACGACCGACACCAGCGGCCTCCAGGCCGGAGACGCCAAGATCAAGGTCGGCTCCGAGGAAATGCCTGCCTATTTTGCCCGCCCTGCCGGTAACACCAAGGCGCCAGTTATCATCGTGGCGATGGAGATCTTCGGCCTGCACGAATACATCAAGGACGTGACGCGGCGCCTGGCCAAGCTCGGCGCGTTCGCCGTTGCCCCCGACTATTATTTCCGCAAGGGCGTCAACCTGACCAAGATCACCGAGATCGAGGACCTGCTGCCGGTCGTCAATTCCAAGCCGGATGCCGAGCTGCTGTCCGACCTCGATGCGACGGTGGCGTGGGCGGGATCGCAGGGCGGCGATACGACCAAGCTCGGCATCATCGGCTTCTGCCGTGGCGGGCGCACGGTGTGGGAATATGCTGCCCACAGCGGCACCCTCAAGGCCGGCGTTGCCTTCTACGGCCCCCCGGTCGATCCGGCCAATCCGCTGTGGCCGAAGAGCCCGCTTCAGCTCGCGCCCGAGATGAAGGCACCCGTGCTCGGTCTCTATGGCGAAGCGGACACCGGTATTCCCGTCGCGCAGGTCGAGCAGCTCAAGGCCGCACTCGCGCAGAACAAGAAGACCGCCGAATTCAAGCTCTACCCCGATGCGCCGCACGGCTTCCATGCCGACTATCGCGGCAGCTTCCGCAAGGAAGCGGCGGAAGATGCCTGGAAGCAGGCGCAAGCCTGGTTCAAGAAATATGGCGTCCTGAGCTGA
- a CDS encoding SDR family oxidoreductase produces the protein MRLFILGLGYSARHFVARFGGTFSHIAGTMRDPTTQEAIPGIEMHPFSGSGPTDATIERISAADILLISIPPGSAGDPAIAAFGDVLATGRHRRIIYLSTIGVYGDHGGAWVDESTQPQTTLDRARMRLAAERAWTEVARGNAAILRLAGIYGPGRNALATLRTGTARRIIKPGQVFNRIHVDDIASAIMAAVRREGGGSWNVCDDEPTPPQDVIAYAAKLMGVAPPAEEAFAAAEMSAMARSFYSSSARVSNARLKRELGVTLAYPTYRHGLDALWHAGDGR, from the coding sequence ATGCGGCTCTTCATCCTTGGCCTCGGCTACAGTGCCCGGCACTTCGTCGCCAGATTTGGCGGCACTTTCTCGCATATTGCCGGCACGATGCGGGATCCCACGACGCAGGAGGCGATCCCCGGCATCGAGATGCATCCATTTTCCGGAAGCGGCCCGACTGACGCGACGATCGAACGTATCAGCGCCGCCGATATCCTTCTCATATCGATCCCGCCCGGCAGCGCAGGCGACCCCGCAATTGCGGCGTTTGGCGACGTGCTGGCGACGGGCCGTCATCGCAGGATCATCTATCTCTCGACCATCGGCGTGTATGGCGATCACGGCGGCGCTTGGGTCGACGAGAGCACCCAGCCGCAGACAACGCTCGATCGCGCGCGCATGCGGCTCGCGGCCGAACGGGCATGGACGGAAGTAGCGCGCGGCAATGCCGCAATCCTCAGGCTTGCAGGAATCTACGGCCCCGGCCGCAACGCGCTGGCGACGCTGCGCACCGGAACCGCCCGGCGCATCATCAAGCCGGGACAGGTCTTCAACCGCATTCACGTCGACGACATCGCAAGCGCGATCATGGCCGCGGTTCGCCGCGAAGGCGGCGGCAGCTGGAACGTCTGCGACGACGAGCCCACCCCGCCGCAGGACGTGATCGCCTATGCCGCGAAGCTGATGGGCGTTGCCCCGCCGGCCGAGGAAGCGTTCGCGGCGGCGGAGATGTCGGCGATGGCGCGCAGCTTCTATTCCAGCAGCGCCCGAGTCTCCAACGCGAGATTAAAGCGCGAGCTTGGCGTCACGCTTGCCTATCCGACCTATCGGCACGGCCTCGACGCATTATGGCACGCCGGCGACGGACGATAG
- a CDS encoding HAD family hydrolase: MQSEAAAIAPSDAAELILCARALIFDVDGTLAETEELHRQAFNEAFVRGGLDWHWDRAVYKDLLRVTGGNERIRAYHARQQIAPPLADQDIAELHRIKSAHYAGLVETGQCPLRPGVADLLTAAMARGQRLAIATTTSHGNIDALLSRALGRRWAADFDAIVAGDDVRHKKPAPDVYLEVLAQLKLAPSDCVAIEDSANGLIAASRANIPVLVIRSMFFGDDEFTDARFVLNDLSELGRPC, encoded by the coding sequence GTGCAGTCAGAAGCGGCCGCCATAGCGCCATCTGACGCGGCAGAGCTGATCCTGTGCGCTCGCGCGCTAATCTTCGATGTCGACGGGACGCTCGCTGAAACGGAGGAACTGCATCGGCAGGCCTTCAACGAGGCCTTCGTCCGCGGCGGTCTCGACTGGCATTGGGACCGTGCCGTCTACAAGGACCTGCTGCGGGTGACGGGCGGCAACGAACGCATACGCGCCTATCATGCAAGGCAGCAGATCGCGCCGCCATTGGCGGACCAGGATATCGCAGAGCTTCATCGCATCAAGAGCGCGCATTATGCCGGGCTGGTCGAAACAGGCCAGTGCCCGTTGCGGCCGGGCGTGGCGGATCTCCTCACAGCTGCGATGGCGCGAGGCCAGCGGCTCGCGATCGCGACCACCACCTCGCACGGCAACATCGATGCGCTCTTGTCGCGTGCGCTCGGGAGGCGCTGGGCTGCGGACTTCGATGCGATCGTCGCCGGCGACGATGTGCGGCACAAGAAGCCTGCACCGGACGTCTATCTCGAGGTCCTGGCGCAGTTGAAGCTCGCGCCATCGGACTGTGTCGCGATCGAGGATTCCGCCAATGGCCTGATCGCGGCCTCGCGCGCGAACATTCCCGTCCTCGTCATCCGCAGCATGTTCTTCGGGGACGATGAGTTCACCGATGCCCGCTTCGTGCTGAATGATCTGTCGGAGCTCGGACGCCCGTGCTGA
- a CDS encoding nuclear transport factor 2 family protein has product MTKDSKVIAANAAFYAAFATGDFAGMERMWADDDAISCIHPGWPAIVGRATVIGSWRDILQNPERPQIVCAEPQAIVDGDSARVLCIEIVDGTALAAANHFRRVGDGWRLVHHQSSPIAQIVEQTHEDPPGPSRRFH; this is encoded by the coding sequence ATGACGAAGGACAGCAAGGTCATTGCCGCCAACGCGGCCTTTTATGCCGCCTTTGCAACTGGCGACTTTGCCGGCATGGAACGGATGTGGGCGGATGACGACGCCATCTCCTGCATCCATCCGGGCTGGCCGGCGATCGTCGGGCGCGCCACCGTGATCGGCAGCTGGCGTGACATCCTGCAAAATCCGGAGCGGCCACAGATCGTCTGCGCCGAGCCGCAGGCGATCGTCGACGGCGACAGCGCGCGCGTGCTGTGCATCGAAATCGTTGACGGCACCGCGCTTGCCGCCGCCAATCATTTCAGGCGCGTGGGCGACGGCTGGCGCCTCGTTCACCATCAATCCAGCCCGATCGCGCAGATCGTCGAGCAGACCCACGAGGACCCGCCCGGCCCGAGCCGGCGTTTTCATTGA
- a CDS encoding LysR family transcriptional regulator: MPELRRMLPSSNALFVFDAAARNGSFTAAAAELNVTQPAVSRMLGQFEEHLGVRLFDRKAGRAVLTEEGELLYRRVLEGFRSIETGLVEIERRRKGTETVTLSVSSAFTTHWLMPRIDKLQREFPQVDLRFQLISGALRGPVENVDLGMRFRDRDEPSTGGTLIMKEVMLPMCSPGYLGETDPAEGNTIIRLAETPGDWAADYASLLTCRRGAAKALSFTDYAVVVQAALLGQGIALGWLTVASHWLLTGALVPASDRLTTTQRICEFLPPRNRPMRPIAAEIRDWIIAQMQSEIAAIDRLYPKLGAMAACY, encoded by the coding sequence ATGCCCGAGCTGCGCCGGATGCTGCCCTCCAGTAATGCCCTGTTCGTCTTCGACGCAGCGGCGCGCAATGGCAGCTTCACCGCCGCGGCCGCCGAACTGAACGTCACGCAGCCGGCGGTGAGCCGCATGCTCGGCCAGTTCGAGGAGCATCTCGGCGTACGCCTGTTTGACCGCAAGGCGGGCCGCGCCGTGCTGACTGAGGAAGGCGAGCTACTCTATCGCCGCGTGCTCGAAGGCTTTCGCAGCATCGAGACCGGGCTGGTCGAAATCGAGCGACGCCGCAAGGGCACCGAGACGGTGACGCTGTCGGTCTCTTCCGCCTTCACCACACATTGGCTGATGCCGCGCATCGACAAGCTGCAGCGGGAATTTCCGCAGGTCGATCTGCGCTTTCAGCTGATCTCCGGCGCGCTGCGCGGGCCGGTCGAGAACGTCGATCTCGGCATGCGCTTTCGCGACCGTGACGAGCCTTCCACGGGCGGCACGCTGATCATGAAAGAGGTCATGCTGCCGATGTGCAGTCCCGGCTATCTCGGCGAGACCGATCCCGCCGAGGGCAACACCATCATCCGCCTCGCCGAGACGCCGGGCGATTGGGCCGCGGATTACGCGTCGCTGCTCACCTGCCGCCGCGGCGCGGCCAAGGCGCTGAGCTTCACCGATTATGCGGTCGTGGTGCAGGCCGCACTGCTCGGCCAGGGCATCGCGCTCGGCTGGCTGACGGTCGCCTCGCACTGGCTTCTGACCGGCGCGTTGGTGCCGGCCTCCGACAGACTCACCACCACGCAGCGCATCTGCGAGTTCCTGCCGCCACGCAACCGGCCGATGCGTCCCATCGCCGCCGAAATCCGCGACTGGATCATCGCGCAGATGCAGAGCGAGATCGCCGCGATCGACCGGCTGTATCCAAAACTCGGCGCGATGGCCGCCTGTTATTGA
- a CDS encoding ABC transporter ATP-binding protein, producing MDKRAESVEIRSASKAYGAVRALDDVSLNVSAGEFVSLLGPSGSGKTTLLGILGGFILPTSGTILFGGRDVTYMPPHKRDIGVVFQNYALFPHMSVGENVAFPLRARQLPKATWPDKVRAALAMVGLAGYEARGIAQLSGGQRQRVALARAMIFEPRLILMDEPLSALDKQLRESMQIELRALHRRIRATIIYVTHDQREALTMSDRVAVMRDGRLIQIDEPARLHNHPADSFVASFIGEATLLPVRRVDTSSVTLGNALLRSARAIPDGDALMLAVHSEKLLIDDGAQDTACNRLTGTVTDIVYQGESLRIFLALADGLALSLRQPSYHQAYSRIPPLGGSLTVTLHPEDTIVVPRVGD from the coding sequence TTGGACAAACGAGCGGAAAGCGTCGAGATCAGGTCTGCGAGCAAAGCCTATGGCGCGGTTCGCGCCCTCGACGACGTGTCCCTCAATGTTAGCGCCGGTGAGTTCGTCTCGCTGCTCGGCCCCTCCGGTTCCGGCAAGACCACGCTGCTCGGCATCCTCGGCGGCTTCATCCTGCCGACGTCGGGCACAATCCTCTTCGGCGGTCGCGACGTCACCTATATGCCGCCGCACAAGCGCGACATCGGCGTCGTGTTCCAGAACTACGCGCTGTTCCCGCATATGAGCGTCGGCGAGAACGTCGCCTTTCCCTTGCGCGCGCGCCAACTGCCGAAAGCGACCTGGCCCGACAAGGTACGCGCGGCGCTCGCGATGGTCGGTCTTGCCGGCTACGAGGCGCGCGGCATCGCCCAGCTCTCCGGCGGCCAACGTCAGCGCGTGGCGCTGGCGCGCGCCATGATCTTTGAGCCGCGCCTGATCCTGATGGACGAGCCGCTCTCCGCGCTCGACAAGCAGCTCCGCGAATCCATGCAGATCGAGCTGCGCGCGCTGCACCGGCGGATCCGCGCCACCATCATCTACGTCACCCATGACCAGCGCGAGGCGCTGACCATGAGCGACCGCGTCGCCGTGATGAGGGACGGTCGCCTGATCCAGATCGACGAACCCGCGCGCCTGCACAACCATCCCGCCGATTCCTTCGTCGCGAGCTTTATCGGCGAGGCGACGCTGCTGCCAGTGCGCCGCGTCGATACGTCCAGTGTGACGCTCGGCAACGCGCTGCTGCGCAGCGCCCGCGCCATTCCCGACGGCGATGCCCTGATGCTCGCGGTTCACAGCGAAAAGCTCCTGATCGACGACGGCGCGCAGGATACCGCCTGCAACCGGCTGACCGGGACCGTCACCGACATCGTCTACCAGGGCGAGAGCCTGCGCATCTTCCTCGCGCTCGCCGACGGCCTTGCGCTCAGCCTGCGCCAGCCGAGCTACCACCAGGCCTATAGCCGCATTCCGCCGCTCGGCGGCAGTCTCACCGTGACCCTTCACCCCGAGGACACCATCGTCGTCCCCAGGGTGGGGGACTGA
- a CDS encoding HAD family hydrolase: MSTQAAFSNFKVLTFDVVGTLIDFETGVLSAVRRISGKTPAQLSDDKIFESYKRGRDKHHERSSEVMFDVYRYLATELGLPADDDSCDVFQLAVLRWGPFSDSVEALKRLRTKFRLVAMTNADRVALSCYAHALGNPFDDTVCADDTGVAKPNPEFFAYNRGRQSAFGYKQSDILHVAQSQYHDIGIARKLGYKVCWIERRQGIAGFGGTPAVETLTKPDFHFPTLKALADAAIGPAA; encoded by the coding sequence ATGTCGACCCAAGCCGCGTTCAGCAATTTCAAGGTCCTCACCTTCGACGTCGTCGGCACCTTGATCGATTTCGAGACCGGCGTGCTCTCCGCGGTGCGCAGGATCTCCGGCAAGACGCCGGCCCAGCTTAGCGACGACAAGATTTTTGAGTCCTACAAGCGCGGCCGTGACAAGCATCATGAGCGTTCGAGCGAAGTGATGTTTGACGTTTATCGCTATCTCGCCACCGAGCTTGGGTTGCCGGCTGATGACGACTCCTGCGACGTGTTCCAGCTCGCCGTGCTGCGCTGGGGGCCGTTCTCGGACTCGGTCGAAGCGCTCAAGCGCCTGCGCACGAAGTTCCGGCTGGTGGCGATGACCAATGCCGACCGCGTCGCGCTGTCCTGCTATGCGCACGCGCTCGGCAATCCCTTTGACGACACCGTCTGCGCCGACGACACCGGCGTGGCAAAGCCGAACCCTGAATTCTTTGCCTACAACAGGGGTCGCCAGTCGGCGTTCGGCTACAAGCAGTCCGACATCCTCCACGTTGCGCAGAGCCAGTACCACGACATCGGGATTGCGCGGAAGCTCGGCTACAAGGTGTGCTGGATCGAGCGCCGCCAGGGTATCGCCGGTTTCGGCGGCACGCCGGCGGTGGAGACGCTGACCAAGCCGGACTTCCATTTCCCGACGCTGAAGGCGCTCGCCGACGCCGCCATCGGCCCGGCGGCATAA
- a CDS encoding NAD(P)/FAD-dependent oxidoreductase has translation MTRDWSARPSANSLWEATAEPARAFPVLSGEHQADVVIIGAGFTGLSAAHHIAKSGLSSVVLEANRPGWGASGRNGGVITAKFRLSFREVDAVHGRAMAKRMYEIAHESTDMVEELVSEFGITSANLTRTGQVKAAHNETTLKAAIDEANWMTREMGDAEVRVLDKHGVRDETGSDIFVGGVLNPGSGGIHPLNYLRGLADGVARRGVPIFQESPVVKLRREQDGIVAETPQGAVRAKQAIIATNSYSDLTGATAQLQRTLIPFRSAIIATEKLPRNLAGKLMPTGRTYTETKRMMRWFRMVDNRVIFGGRGAFGKQDSELAFDALRKAMVGIFSDLADLPLAYRWSGLVGMTLDSVPHIGRLDDRTLFSMGYNGAGVAMSSLMGRYLAAFVRGETPDVGLLDARRMKSIPFYPLREPAVRMVAGWYQFLDAIGQ, from the coding sequence ATGACACGGGACTGGAGCGCGCGGCCATCGGCCAATTCGCTGTGGGAAGCCACGGCGGAGCCCGCGCGCGCGTTTCCGGTCCTGTCGGGTGAGCATCAGGCGGATGTGGTGATCATCGGCGCCGGCTTTACCGGGCTATCGGCGGCGCACCACATCGCCAAGAGCGGTCTGTCGTCGGTCGTGTTGGAGGCCAATCGTCCCGGCTGGGGCGCGAGCGGCCGCAATGGCGGCGTGATCACCGCAAAGTTCCGCCTCTCGTTCCGCGAGGTCGATGCCGTGCATGGCCGCGCCATGGCAAAGCGCATGTACGAGATCGCGCATGAATCGACCGACATGGTCGAAGAGCTGGTCTCTGAATTCGGCATCACCAGCGCGAACCTGACGCGCACCGGTCAGGTCAAGGCGGCGCATAACGAGACGACGCTGAAGGCCGCGATCGACGAAGCCAACTGGATGACGCGCGAGATGGGCGATGCAGAGGTCCGCGTCCTCGACAAGCACGGCGTGCGCGACGAGACCGGCTCCGACATTTTTGTGGGCGGCGTGCTCAATCCCGGCTCCGGCGGCATTCATCCCTTGAACTATTTGCGCGGCCTCGCCGACGGGGTGGCCCGCCGCGGTGTCCCGATTTTCCAGGAGTCGCCGGTCGTCAAACTTCGGCGCGAGCAGGACGGCATCGTTGCCGAGACGCCGCAAGGCGCGGTACGGGCGAAGCAGGCGATTATCGCCACCAACAGCTACTCCGATCTGACCGGCGCGACCGCGCAGCTGCAACGCACGCTGATCCCGTTCCGCAGCGCCATCATCGCGACCGAGAAGCTGCCGCGTAATCTCGCCGGCAAGCTGATGCCGACGGGGCGCACCTACACCGAGACCAAGCGCATGATGCGCTGGTTCCGCATGGTCGACAACCGCGTGATCTTTGGCGGTCGGGGTGCCTTCGGCAAGCAAGATTCAGAGTTGGCGTTTGATGCGTTGCGCAAGGCGATGGTCGGCATCTTTTCCGATCTCGCCGATCTGCCGCTCGCCTACAGGTGGTCGGGCCTGGTCGGCATGACGCTGGATTCGGTGCCGCATATCGGCCGGCTCGACGACCGTACGCTGTTCTCGATGGGCTACAACGGCGCGGGCGTCGCGATGTCGAGCCTGATGGGCCGCTATCTCGCCGCCTTCGTTCGCGGCGAGACGCCCGATGTCGGCCTGCTCGACGCGCGGCGCATGAAATCGATTCCGTTCTATCCGTTGCGCGAGCCCGCCGTGCGCATGGTCGCCGGCTGGTACCAGTTTCTGGATGCGATCGGACAGTGA
- a CDS encoding ABC transporter substrate-binding protein — MRQHFGYALLGASLGAIGLAGTAASAAEQITFVSQGGAYQQAQTVAILDPSAKKLGITINQDSIPDAWPAIKTQVGSGKPIWDVVDTPTGYCLRGGEQGLIEKLDFSKIPNAAAMPESYRSPYSVSYEFYSSVLAYSQKTFPKDAPNSWVDFWDVKKFPGRRALRNHPIATLEAALMADGVAPDKLYPLDVDRAFKKLEEIKPSITVWWTSGAQSAQLLNDGEVDMEMAWNGRVSAVAKEGAKVAFTYNQGILQSTSLCILKGAPNLDTAVKFLNEAVDPVHQANLPLNIDYGPGNPNAFQTNVIKPERAAQLPSEPANASKQALMSYAWWSSPAGEAAEKRWASFMQK; from the coding sequence ATGAGACAGCACTTTGGCTACGCCCTGTTGGGCGCTTCGCTCGGCGCGATCGGGTTGGCTGGCACCGCGGCCAGCGCCGCCGAGCAGATCACTTTCGTCTCGCAGGGCGGCGCCTATCAGCAGGCGCAGACGGTGGCGATCCTCGATCCCTCCGCCAAGAAGCTCGGCATCACCATCAACCAGGATTCCATTCCCGACGCCTGGCCGGCGATCAAGACGCAAGTCGGCAGCGGCAAGCCGATCTGGGATGTCGTCGACACTCCGACCGGCTATTGCCTGCGCGGCGGCGAGCAGGGGCTGATCGAAAAACTCGACTTCTCGAAGATCCCGAACGCGGCGGCGATGCCGGAGTCCTATCGCAGTCCTTACTCGGTGTCGTACGAGTTCTATTCCAGCGTGCTCGCTTACAGCCAGAAGACGTTTCCGAAGGACGCACCGAACAGCTGGGTCGATTTCTGGGACGTCAAGAAATTCCCCGGCCGCCGCGCGCTGCGCAATCACCCCATCGCCACGCTCGAGGCCGCGCTGATGGCCGACGGCGTCGCGCCCGACAAACTCTATCCGCTCGATGTCGACCGCGCCTTCAAGAAGCTCGAAGAGATCAAGCCGAGCATCACGGTGTGGTGGACCTCGGGCGCACAGTCGGCGCAGCTGCTCAACGACGGCGAGGTCGACATGGAGATGGCCTGGAACGGCCGCGTCAGCGCGGTCGCGAAGGAAGGCGCCAAGGTCGCCTTCACCTACAACCAGGGCATCTTGCAGAGCACCTCGCTCTGCATCCTCAAGGGCGCGCCGAATCTCGACACCGCCGTGAAGTTCCTCAACGAGGCCGTCGATCCCGTGCACCAGGCCAATCTGCCGCTCAACATCGACTACGGCCCGGGCAACCCGAATGCGTTCCAGACCAACGTGATCAAGCCCGAGCGCGCCGCGCAATTGCCGAGCGAGCCCGCGAACGCATCGAAGCAGGCGCTGATGTCCTACGCCTGGTGGTCCTCGCCTGCGGGAGAGGCCGCCGAGAAGCGCTGGGCCTCATTCATGCAGAAGTAA
- a CDS encoding ABC transporter permease produces MLALVSPALLVILALIVLPVGWLAWQSIYHDGFTLENYRRVFTEDIYWRSFALTFEISLAVTLIALLLGYPVAYLANALPKGWSILILALVVLPFWTSVLVRAYAWLALLQRTGVINQLLRYLELISEPLALVHNTFGTVVATVHILLPFMVLPLYATMQKIPGDLMQAGASLGASPSLTFCRVFLPLSLPGVLAGCTMVFVLCLGFYITPELLGGGRTVMVSMLVSRNVELYNQFGAASAVAVVLLLGVLLIFFAVSRFISLERVLGQK; encoded by the coding sequence ATGCTGGCATTGGTGTCGCCGGCGCTGCTGGTGATCCTGGCTCTGATCGTGCTGCCGGTCGGCTGGCTGGCCTGGCAGTCGATCTATCATGACGGTTTCACGCTGGAGAACTACCGCCGCGTCTTCACCGAGGACATCTACTGGCGCAGCTTTGCGCTGACCTTCGAGATCAGCCTCGCGGTCACCTTGATCGCGCTGCTGCTCGGCTATCCCGTGGCCTATCTCGCCAACGCGTTGCCGAAGGGGTGGAGCATCCTGATCCTGGCGCTGGTCGTGCTGCCGTTCTGGACCAGCGTTCTCGTTCGTGCCTATGCCTGGCTGGCGCTGCTCCAGCGCACCGGCGTGATCAACCAGCTGCTGCGGTATCTCGAATTGATCTCCGAGCCGCTGGCGCTGGTCCACAACACGTTCGGTACGGTGGTGGCGACCGTGCACATCCTGCTGCCGTTCATGGTGCTGCCGCTCTACGCCACCATGCAGAAGATCCCCGGCGACCTGATGCAGGCCGGCGCGAGCTTGGGGGCGAGCCCCTCGCTGACGTTCTGCCGTGTGTTCCTGCCGCTGTCGCTGCCGGGCGTGCTCGCGGGCTGCACCATGGTGTTCGTGCTCTGCCTCGGCTTCTACATCACGCCAGAGCTGCTCGGCGGCGGGCGCACGGTGATGGTGTCGATGCTGGTGAGCCGCAACGTCGAGCTCTACAACCAGTTTGGCGCGGCGAGCGCGGTCGCGGTCGTGCTTCTCCTCGGCGTGCTCCTGATCTTCTTCGCCGTCAGCCGCTTCATTTCGCTCGAACGCGTGTTGGGGCAGAAATGA